One Gemmatimonadota bacterium genomic region harbors:
- a CDS encoding response regulator — protein MTADTNRVLVVDDELTIRVALRRCFSRMGWAVDEASNGESAWALIALDEEQPPPSRYRMVVCDLRMPGLNGIDLYERVRARYPAVLPRMVISTGDIVSQEAADFVTRSGCEVLQKPFELSTIRELAVRLAASQAT, from the coding sequence ATGACGGCAGACACGAATCGCGTCCTCGTGGTCGACGACGAACTCACCATCCGCGTGGCGCTGCGGCGGTGTTTTTCCCGCATGGGGTGGGCGGTCGACGAAGCGTCCAACGGCGAAAGTGCCTGGGCGTTGATCGCGCTGGACGAAGAACAGCCACCACCGTCGCGATACCGCATGGTGGTGTGTGACCTTCGCATGCCCGGACTGAATGGCATCGACCTGTACGAACGCGTCCGTGCGCGGTATCCCGCGGTCCTCCCACGGATGGTTATTTCCACCGGCGACATCGTATCCCAGGAAGCAGCGGACTTTGTCACGCGTTCCGGGTGCGAAGTGCTGCAGAAGCCTTTCGAGCTCTCCACCATCCGTGAACTCGCTGTGCGACTCGCGGCCTCCCAGGCGACCTGA
- a CDS encoding RNA polymerase sigma factor RpoD/SigA yields the protein MPAIETRVKTTTKSFVRAAPSTAFDQYLLDIQKLPLITDPAEERRLARLAQKGDEAAAERLVTANLRFVISYVKKYQGHGLDLSELVAIGNEGLLKAVRKFDPDQGVKFISYAVWWVRQAVLKALAEQTRSVRIPLNQNSQLIRLSRAETILAQVLRRDPSDDEVARLIGETPENVRAARQMTSTEVSLDAPVDRSDREASTLGERFCGVDGAEIEDVTDFKLMREFIGKVFQKYLTSRERKILSLYYGLEEGSEAMTLERIGALLGVTRERIRQIRERAFEKLRESPDGRALAGFWTAA from the coding sequence ATGCCAGCGATCGAGACACGGGTAAAGACGACCACAAAGTCCTTCGTTCGTGCAGCTCCATCCACCGCATTCGACCAGTACCTCCTCGACATCCAGAAGCTCCCCCTTATCACCGACCCGGCCGAAGAACGACGGTTAGCTCGGCTCGCCCAGAAGGGCGACGAGGCGGCGGCTGAACGCCTCGTGACCGCGAACCTCAGGTTTGTGATCTCGTATGTGAAGAAGTATCAGGGGCACGGGCTGGACCTTTCGGAACTCGTCGCAATCGGCAACGAAGGTCTGCTCAAGGCGGTTCGCAAGTTCGACCCGGACCAGGGGGTGAAGTTCATCTCCTACGCCGTGTGGTGGGTGCGCCAGGCCGTCCTGAAGGCGCTCGCCGAGCAGACCCGTTCCGTTCGGATCCCGCTCAACCAGAACTCCCAGCTCATTCGGCTTTCCCGGGCCGAGACGATCCTCGCCCAGGTGCTCCGGCGCGACCCTTCGGATGACGAGGTGGCGCGACTGATCGGCGAGACCCCCGAGAATGTCCGCGCGGCTCGCCAGATGACCTCGACCGAGGTCTCCCTGGACGCCCCGGTCGATCGCAGCGATCGTGAAGCCTCGACCCTCGGCGAGCGGTTCTGCGGCGTCGATGGCGCGGAGATCGAGGACGTCACCGACTTCAAGCTGATGCGCGAGTTCATCGGCAAGGTCTTCCAGAAATACCTCACGTCCCGCGAGCGCAAGATCCTCAGCTTGTATTACGGCCTCGAGGAAGGCTCAGAGGCCATGACCTTGGAGCGCATCGGCGCCCTGTTGGGCGTGACGCGGGAACGGATCCGGCAGATCCGGGAGCGCGCCTTCGAGAAGCTGCGCGAATCCCCCGACGGACGGGCCCTCGCCGGCTTCTGGACCGCCGCCTGA
- the aroB gene encoding 3-dehydroquinate synthase, protein MSQSAPDVIELLGYRIHVGPWLLEHVGRIAAVSAPAHVYAVITDDNVGPVAAPQVVGSLRHYAPHARVILQGVTPGEATKTRTTWQGLTDWLLGERCGRDTTIIALGGGVVGDLAGFVAATFMRGIPVIQVPTSLLAMVDASVGGKVGVDTEHGKNLVGAFHQPAAVVIDPTVLQTLPPEEFRAGMAEVIKHGVIADDGYFHASIATAHAILGAPAAEVDWTAHTLTALVSDSVRIKASIVEQDPREAPGGIRQALNFGHTIGHAIEGLMDFRVPHGHAVSIGMVLESALGEMLGVTAAGTTEVLRNRLRWLDLPVDLPGDLSVEEVAKACHRDKKARGARAVFSLPARIGEMAVSANGHGVSVESRAIVAALSRA, encoded by the coding sequence GTGAGCCAGTCGGCGCCGGACGTCATCGAGCTGCTCGGCTACCGGATCCACGTCGGGCCTTGGCTCCTGGAGCACGTGGGACGCATCGCGGCCGTGTCCGCGCCGGCGCACGTGTATGCGGTGATCACCGATGACAACGTCGGGCCCGTCGCCGCACCACAGGTTGTCGGCTCGCTCCGGCACTACGCCCCGCACGCGCGCGTCATCCTCCAGGGGGTGACCCCGGGTGAGGCAACAAAGACCCGCACCACCTGGCAGGGGCTCACCGATTGGCTCCTGGGCGAACGCTGCGGCCGCGACACCACCATCATCGCGTTAGGCGGCGGAGTCGTCGGTGACCTCGCAGGGTTTGTTGCCGCCACCTTCATGCGCGGGATCCCCGTGATCCAGGTGCCCACCTCCCTCCTGGCCATGGTCGACGCCTCGGTGGGCGGCAAGGTCGGGGTGGACACGGAGCATGGAAAGAACCTCGTCGGCGCCTTTCACCAACCGGCGGCCGTGGTCATCGACCCCACAGTGTTGCAAACGCTGCCACCCGAGGAATTTCGGGCCGGGATGGCTGAGGTCATCAAGCATGGCGTCATTGCCGACGACGGCTACTTCCATGCCAGCATCGCCACGGCGCACGCCATCCTCGGGGCACCCGCGGCGGAGGTCGACTGGACGGCTCATACCCTCACGGCGCTGGTGAGTGACAGCGTGCGGATCAAGGCTTCCATTGTCGAACAGGATCCACGGGAGGCCCCGGGCGGAATTCGCCAGGCACTCAACTTCGGCCATACCATTGGCCACGCGATCGAGGGATTGATGGACTTCCGGGTGCCGCACGGACATGCCGTCAGCATCGGGATGGTCCTCGAATCCGCGCTTGGCGAAATGCTCGGCGTCACCGCCGCCGGGACAACCGAAGTCCTTCGAAACCGGCTGAGATGGCTCGACCTGCCGGTCGACCTTCCCGGCGACCTCTCGGTCGAGGAGGTCGCCAAGGCATGTCACCGGGACAAGAAAGCGCGTGGGGCCAGGGCAGTCTTTTCCTTGCCCGCCCGCATTGGCGAAATGGCAGTGTCCGCCAATGGCCACGGTGTTTCCGTCGAATCCAGGGCCATCGTCGCCGCCCTGTCGCGAGCCTGA
- a CDS encoding cob(I)yrinic acid a,c-diamide adenosyltransferase: MKIYTRTGDDGQTGLFGGGRVEKDDARVDAYGEVDELNAVLGMARAVELMPRVDEVIAPIQRDLFAIGALLATPDHARMREQLAKARIDEDRIAELERAIDACDRELEELRAFILPGGTPKAAALHVARTVCRRAERRIVTLRRTVTIPEQVIVYLNRLSDLLFVLARVANKRAGAGEVTW; the protein is encoded by the coding sequence ATCAAGATCTACACGCGCACCGGCGACGATGGACAAACGGGCCTGTTCGGCGGGGGCCGCGTGGAGAAGGACGATGCCCGGGTCGACGCCTACGGCGAGGTCGACGAACTCAACGCCGTGTTGGGGATGGCACGCGCCGTCGAGCTGATGCCCCGCGTGGACGAGGTCATCGCCCCGATCCAGCGCGACCTCTTCGCCATCGGCGCCCTGCTCGCCACCCCCGACCATGCCCGGATGCGTGAGCAGCTGGCCAAGGCGAGGATCGACGAAGACCGGATCGCGGAACTGGAACGCGCCATCGACGCCTGCGATCGGGAACTCGAGGAACTACGCGCCTTCATCCTCCCCGGTGGGACGCCCAAGGCCGCCGCGCTTCACGTCGCCAGGACCGTGTGCCGACGCGCGGAACGCCGCATCGTGACCCTCCGACGCACCGTCACGATTCCCGAGCAGGTGATCGTGTACCTCAACCGGCTCTCGGACCTGCTCTTCGTGCTGGCGAGGGTGGCCAACAAGCGCGCCGGGGCGGGCGAAGTCACCTGGTGA
- a CDS encoding NAD(P)/FAD-dependent oxidoreductase, whose protein sequence is MQTHDLVDITIIGGGPTGLFARFYAGMRGVTAQIVDALPQLGGQLTALYPEKYIFDVAGFSKVLAKDLVRGLVEQSSQFGGREHLGHRLVGLEERDGHFVLRSETAEFPTRAIVIAAGIGAFAPRRLPQACAEPWYGRGIHDAVTSPEDYRGKRVMIIGGGDSAFDWAHQLNGIAARVSLMHRSDRFRAHGATVAEVQAAVARGETDVFTFHELHDVIADGDRLGGLVIRDTKAKTTRELGCDVVLPMLGYVSDLGELVQWGLRIEKDEIIVNSQMEAGRAGVYAAGDVTTYPGKLKLIAAGFGEAATAVNQAVHWIYPEKKVAPGHSSNMQIFGQNAD, encoded by the coding sequence ATGCAGACTCACGACCTCGTCGACATCACCATCATTGGCGGGGGCCCCACGGGCCTCTTCGCGCGATTCTACGCAGGGATGCGCGGCGTGACCGCCCAGATTGTCGATGCCTTGCCGCAGCTGGGTGGCCAGCTGACGGCCCTGTACCCCGAGAAGTACATCTTTGATGTGGCCGGCTTCTCCAAGGTCCTTGCCAAGGACCTCGTCCGAGGGCTGGTGGAGCAGTCGAGCCAGTTCGGCGGCCGGGAGCATCTGGGCCATCGTCTGGTAGGGCTCGAGGAACGCGATGGACACTTCGTGCTGCGCAGCGAGACGGCGGAATTCCCGACGCGAGCCATAGTGATCGCGGCCGGGATCGGGGCTTTTGCCCCCCGCCGGCTGCCCCAAGCCTGCGCGGAGCCCTGGTACGGCCGGGGGATTCACGATGCCGTCACGTCGCCGGAAGACTATCGTGGCAAGCGCGTGATGATCATTGGCGGCGGTGATTCGGCCTTCGATTGGGCCCACCAGCTAAATGGCATCGCCGCCCGGGTCTCCCTGATGCATCGCAGCGATCGGTTCCGGGCCCACGGCGCGACGGTGGCTGAGGTCCAGGCGGCGGTGGCCCGCGGGGAGACCGACGTGTTCACCTTCCACGAACTCCACGACGTGATCGCCGACGGCGATCGCCTGGGCGGACTGGTCATCCGGGACACGAAGGCGAAGACGACGCGGGAGCTTGGCTGCGATGTGGTGCTCCCGATGCTCGGCTACGTGAGCGACCTCGGGGAGTTGGTGCAGTGGGGGCTCCGCATCGAGAAGGACGAGATCATCGTGAACTCCCAGATGGAGGCGGGTCGGGCGGGCGTGTATGCCGCCGGCGACGTGACGACCTATCCCGGGAAGCTGAAGCTCATCGCCGCCGGCTTTGGGGAAGCCGCCACCGCGGTGAACCAGGCCGTGCACTGGATCTATCCCGAAAAGAAGGTGGCGCCGGGCCACAGCTCGAACATGCAGATTTTCGGGCAAAACGCTGACTAA
- a CDS encoding response regulator: MSYLLVADDNEDMRLMLRDLFRASGHEVAVACDGLEVLAALKEREPDLVVLDNSMPNMTGLEVCRRIKENPFTARIPVLMLTAQSGVENKVEGFTAGADEYLAKPFDPRELRARVQALLRLVQREGDRNPTSQLPGGRAIDAEIMRRVDRGESFAVCYLDLDNFKPFADTFGFAIADEVIRGLGAAIRQVSTEVNGPANRDFVGHIGGDDFIIVTQRERARQFTEMCAVRCRDVVARAVGGDAAERGTYLGPDRDGHQREFPLASVSAAVMSVTPENWVSLGNLGQRAAEAKRGAKQQGPGGLLFEEG, encoded by the coding sequence GTGAGCTATCTGCTCGTCGCGGACGACAATGAAGACATGCGGCTGATGCTCCGCGACCTGTTCCGGGCGTCGGGGCATGAGGTCGCGGTCGCTTGCGACGGGCTGGAAGTCCTCGCGGCGCTGAAAGAGCGGGAGCCGGACCTGGTGGTGCTCGACAACTCGATGCCCAACATGACCGGTCTCGAGGTGTGTCGGCGCATCAAGGAAAACCCGTTCACGGCGCGCATCCCGGTGCTGATGCTCACGGCCCAGAGCGGCGTGGAGAACAAGGTCGAGGGGTTCACCGCGGGTGCCGACGAGTATCTGGCGAAGCCGTTCGATCCGCGGGAGTTGCGGGCGCGGGTGCAGGCGCTGCTGCGCCTGGTGCAGCGCGAGGGGGACCGGAACCCTACAAGTCAACTGCCGGGCGGGCGCGCCATCGATGCCGAGATCATGCGTCGGGTCGATCGCGGGGAGTCGTTCGCGGTGTGTTACCTCGACCTGGACAACTTCAAGCCGTTTGCCGACACCTTTGGTTTCGCCATCGCCGACGAGGTGATTCGCGGGCTGGGCGCGGCGATCCGCCAGGTGTCGACCGAGGTCAACGGGCCGGCCAACCGCGACTTCGTGGGGCATATCGGGGGTGACGACTTCATCATTGTCACGCAGCGCGAACGCGCGCGGCAGTTCACGGAGATGTGCGCGGTGCGCTGCCGGGATGTTGTCGCGCGTGCGGTGGGTGGGGACGCGGCCGAACGCGGGACCTACCTGGGGCCAGATCGTGACGGGCACCAGCGGGAGTTTCCACTGGCCAGTGTGTCGGCCGCCGTCATGAGCGTGACGCCGGAGAACTGGGTCAGTCTGGGGAACCTCGGGCAACGGGCGGCGGAGGCCAAGCGCGGCGCGAAGCAGCAAGGGCCGGGCGGGTTACTCTTCGAAGAGGGCTAG
- a CDS encoding BamA/TamA family outer membrane protein: protein MGGRVPVALSYQLERGATRASSAYFCSLFSVCDPETINFLQRDRRAATVGFSAAKSTANDAADPTRGSLLRVELRHASPGVGSDRFVEFTRGTVEAVRYLTFPGDGRLVLRARAGRVFSEQRIGDTQRFIPPQERLYAGGPTSVRGFLPNQLGSLVYRVDASAITEVHENGNLYYRYNPAVKRLVPDQPTGGDNVIVLNAEARLRSPVYPELLQWAVFVDAGQVWNTRSADLKTALRGLKTTPGIGLRAFTPIGPVRIDIGLAPRKLPAGPMYFSDARAQRDGVPNPDIGQVYCVSPGNQLPITRGEGGELGQSAGVCPSSFRPDALSGRGRIRINFAIGQAF, encoded by the coding sequence GTGGGTGGTCGCGTTCCCGTTGCCCTGAGTTACCAGCTCGAGCGTGGTGCCACGCGCGCATCGTCCGCCTATTTCTGCAGCCTGTTCAGCGTCTGTGACCCGGAGACGATCAACTTCCTGCAACGCGATCGCCGGGCGGCGACCGTAGGTTTCAGCGCGGCCAAGTCGACAGCGAATGACGCGGCGGATCCCACGCGCGGCTCATTGCTGCGTGTGGAACTACGCCACGCATCTCCCGGCGTCGGCTCGGATCGCTTTGTCGAGTTCACACGCGGCACCGTCGAGGCGGTGCGATACCTCACCTTCCCGGGCGATGGTCGCCTGGTCCTGCGCGCGCGCGCTGGCCGCGTGTTTTCGGAGCAGCGGATCGGCGACACACAGCGCTTCATCCCGCCGCAGGAACGACTGTATGCCGGCGGGCCGACCTCGGTGCGGGGATTTCTCCCGAACCAGCTCGGTTCCCTGGTGTACCGCGTGGATGCAAGTGCGATCACCGAGGTCCACGAGAACGGCAACCTGTATTACCGGTACAACCCCGCAGTGAAGCGGCTGGTACCGGACCAGCCGACCGGAGGTGACAACGTCATCGTGCTTAATGCGGAGGCACGTTTGCGGAGTCCCGTGTACCCCGAACTGCTGCAGTGGGCCGTCTTCGTGGACGCCGGGCAGGTGTGGAACACGCGCAGCGCGGACCTGAAGACTGCACTACGTGGACTGAAGACGACCCCTGGTATCGGCCTGCGCGCTTTCACACCGATCGGCCCCGTCCGCATCGACATTGGCCTCGCGCCCCGCAAGCTCCCGGCCGGCCCGATGTACTTCAGCGACGCACGAGCCCAGCGTGACGGTGTCCCCAACCCGGACATCGGTCAGGTGTACTGCGTCAGTCCGGGCAACCAACTGCCGATTACGCGCGGGGAGGGCGGAGAATTGGGCCAGAGCGCGGGGGTGTGTCCGTCGTCCTTCCGGCCGGATGCCCTGTCCGGCCGGGGGCGGATCCGCATCAACTTCGCGATCGGGCAGGCGTTTTAG
- a CDS encoding translocation/assembly module TamB domain-containing protein, with amino-acid sequence MSLRRNVVWLSAGLLFLLGGGALGSVVMATRTAWGREKVRGYVESFLNTKVKGGKWHLGRISGSLFTDITIDTFDLREPNDSLFIATGPLTVRFSPRDLWDRRILIQSVTIQRPVVHIRQDSLKIWNYRKVFPSGPPGPPRTTRTLGDFIAVYNAEVQGGEFHLTQPWRAADSLRGARLDSAVAYALGRPDKMIRRVGSHFVQTRSWREGRAVIPWARIADPDTAGRFFDVARLDAAGFDPPIDVRNAAGTVRIVKDSLWADFSRFELPRSRGAAEGKVVWGSDLPTRYDLRIRGDSVSMSDVAWIYPTLPTTGGGKMNLQIRNERDLRVIDYALSDMDVRTVGSRLRGNMTFGVGGEVLIVKDVAMRAEPIDWELIEDLTGEPLPYPWKGQITATLQASGGPVNAWRLEQGEFSMVDANVPGATARGRARGEIDMLFPAFTRFHGLQVELDHFDLATIQFLNPLFPRLDGTIHGTASLDSVWTDVRFRNADITHRFLDEPASRFTGSGRVTLGETFLTYDLAMAAEPLELNTIAKAWPELLLEYRGTLRGPVRLQGTAEDLAVATSMTGGPGAFTWDGRVDIDSVGGYGYHGTLQFANGNLRALYDTAAYPVTALNGTAVVDIVGDSLLNFRGPVAVDLERSWIDSTRVYDGARMRLRFLDGLVKVDSLWAETAAGTMVGRGGIGLRPEHTDSLVLDVRGDSLGALRPYLLRVAPDSAARAAIEADSLLGVIDGRLTLSGSIDTLAVRGTLDARDLQAYASAAGRARVQFDLAEVTSDRMRGRASITGDSLSAGTVRFANASLDLDVQRADSAGVHVMAASTTGQTVDARGTWRAMGDTTSLALNDARLGFEDHDWRLARAGAIRVWPDAFAVDSIIMRGSRGGRVLVHGVASGTQAVEMLAQGDSLALEDLAALAQAKVPIAGALSFEARFTGARDNPDLALTGRLTSTKVGQVTLSETAISGRGSNRRFVGGLTILKGDTAVLNIAANLPVDLALASRSTRVLDDTLRVSAISNDLDLKLVESFTPALSDARGRLQANMSVAGRRGRETLEGFLRVDSGATVVNDLGLSLKDIAVDLRAVRDTLRFERFRVVSGEGARNALTLGGFIAINRWDDPSFDLSLNATEFHAINRRRTGDLTVSAGLRFSGRESASQLTGSITVNRGYVAIPVLSTKEVVSLNDASFASIIDTTLEANRRILPRLPRLLQGIEARQVSVAMGPDVWLRSAEANIKLGGSVNVIRAAGLATSGTPQLAVDGALRTERGTFNVRFGDLLQRNFIVEGGEIRFFGDPDFNPTLNINTLYTVRQRSTLYSDRSIRIRAKLAGTLIQPRLDFESADSLQVSPSDLISYLISGRPTSEIGGLDAYYVRDLLFTNLGAALSARFSGQYFDYVQLQSLAGRDATATSNNNLIADLGIAGLAGTTVGAGKQLTDRIFVSLTTGLCPLQTFVSQASNNTNLADLVGGSLEIAIRSGLGISVSREPPLAAVLCTQQTNGFAANRGSQLSIDLFRSWRW; translated from the coding sequence ATGTCCCTGCGCCGCAACGTCGTCTGGTTGAGCGCCGGGTTGCTTTTCCTGCTTGGGGGCGGGGCGCTGGGGAGTGTCGTGATGGCGACACGCACCGCGTGGGGACGGGAAAAAGTGCGTGGGTACGTCGAGTCGTTCCTCAATACGAAGGTGAAGGGTGGGAAGTGGCATCTCGGTCGCATCAGTGGATCGCTCTTCACCGACATCACGATCGACACCTTTGACCTGCGCGAGCCGAACGATTCGCTGTTCATCGCGACGGGGCCGCTCACGGTCCGGTTCTCCCCTCGTGACTTGTGGGATCGCCGGATCCTGATCCAGTCGGTGACGATCCAACGACCGGTCGTCCACATCCGGCAGGATTCCCTCAAGATCTGGAACTACCGCAAGGTGTTCCCGTCCGGGCCCCCAGGCCCGCCGCGCACGACCCGAACGCTCGGCGACTTCATCGCGGTGTACAACGCGGAAGTGCAGGGCGGGGAGTTCCACCTCACGCAGCCGTGGCGTGCGGCCGATTCGTTGCGCGGGGCGCGCCTTGATAGCGCGGTGGCCTATGCGCTGGGCCGACCGGACAAGATGATTCGTCGCGTCGGGTCACACTTCGTGCAGACGCGCAGCTGGCGCGAGGGGCGCGCCGTGATTCCCTGGGCGCGGATCGCCGACCCGGACACCGCCGGACGGTTCTTTGATGTCGCGCGGCTCGATGCGGCCGGCTTCGATCCGCCTATCGACGTGCGGAACGCGGCGGGCACGGTGCGCATCGTGAAGGACTCGCTGTGGGCCGACTTTTCGCGCTTTGAGTTGCCGCGGTCGCGCGGGGCCGCGGAAGGGAAGGTGGTGTGGGGCAGTGATCTCCCGACGCGGTATGACCTCCGCATCCGCGGGGATTCGGTGTCGATGTCGGATGTCGCGTGGATCTATCCCACGCTGCCGACGACCGGCGGAGGCAAGATGAACCTGCAGATCCGCAACGAGCGCGACCTGCGGGTGATCGACTATGCCCTCTCCGACATGGATGTGCGCACCGTGGGGTCGCGCCTCCGGGGCAACATGACGTTCGGCGTCGGCGGCGAGGTGCTCATCGTGAAGGACGTCGCGATGCGCGCCGAGCCGATCGACTGGGAACTCATCGAGGACCTGACGGGTGAGCCGTTGCCCTACCCGTGGAAGGGACAGATCACGGCGACGCTGCAGGCGAGCGGCGGGCCCGTGAACGCCTGGCGGCTGGAGCAGGGCGAGTTTTCCATGGTGGACGCGAATGTCCCGGGCGCGACGGCGCGCGGCCGGGCCCGGGGGGAGATCGACATGCTCTTCCCGGCCTTCACCAGGTTCCATGGCCTCCAGGTGGAGCTGGATCATTTCGACCTGGCGACCATCCAGTTCCTCAACCCACTCTTCCCGCGCCTCGACGGGACCATCCACGGCACGGCTTCGCTGGACTCGGTGTGGACGGACGTGCGGTTCCGCAACGCGGACATTACCCACCGATTCCTCGACGAACCGGCCAGCCGGTTCACGGGCTCCGGGCGCGTCACCCTGGGCGAGACGTTCCTGACGTACGACCTCGCGATGGCGGCCGAGCCGCTGGAGTTGAACACCATCGCCAAGGCGTGGCCGGAACTGTTGCTCGAGTATCGGGGCACGTTGCGTGGACCGGTGCGGCTCCAGGGAACGGCCGAGGACCTCGCGGTGGCGACGTCGATGACCGGTGGCCCCGGCGCCTTCACCTGGGATGGTCGCGTCGACATCGATTCCGTCGGCGGCTACGGGTACCACGGGACGCTGCAATTCGCCAATGGGAACCTGCGGGCGCTGTACGACACGGCGGCCTATCCGGTGACGGCGCTCAACGGGACGGCCGTGGTCGACATCGTCGGCGACTCGTTGCTGAACTTCCGCGGGCCGGTCGCTGTGGACCTCGAGCGATCGTGGATCGACAGCACCCGTGTGTACGACGGGGCGCGGATGCGGCTCCGGTTCCTCGACGGCCTGGTCAAGGTGGACTCGCTCTGGGCCGAGACGGCGGCCGGGACGATGGTCGGCCGTGGCGGGATCGGCCTGCGCCCGGAGCACACGGATTCCCTGGTCCTGGATGTGCGGGGAGATTCGTTAGGCGCCCTGCGGCCCTACCTCCTGCGGGTTGCCCCGGACAGTGCGGCCCGGGCCGCGATCGAGGCGGACTCGCTCCTCGGGGTGATCGACGGTCGGCTGACGCTCTCCGGGTCGATCGACACGCTGGCCGTGCGTGGAACCCTTGATGCTCGCGACCTGCAAGCCTACGCCAGTGCCGCTGGCAGGGCCCGTGTGCAATTTGACCTCGCGGAGGTGACGTCCGACCGGATGCGCGGACGTGCATCGATCACCGGGGATTCGCTCAGCGCCGGCACCGTGCGGTTTGCCAACGCGTCCCTCGACCTGGATGTCCAGCGCGCCGACAGTGCCGGCGTGCACGTGATGGCGGCGTCAACGACGGGACAGACGGTGGATGCCCGTGGCACGTGGCGCGCCATGGGCGACACCACGTCGCTGGCGCTGAACGACGCCCGGTTGGGCTTTGAGGATCATGACTGGCGACTGGCGCGCGCGGGCGCCATCCGGGTGTGGCCGGACGCCTTTGCGGTCGACTCGATCATCATGCGCGGCAGTCGCGGGGGGCGCGTGCTCGTACACGGGGTCGCCAGCGGCACGCAGGCAGTGGAGATGCTGGCGCAGGGTGACTCTCTCGCCTTGGAGGACCTGGCGGCGCTCGCCCAGGCGAAAGTCCCCATCGCGGGTGCCTTGTCCTTCGAGGCGCGCTTCACCGGGGCGCGGGACAATCCCGACTTGGCCCTGACCGGCCGCCTGACGAGCACGAAGGTTGGACAGGTGACGTTGTCGGAAACGGCGATCAGCGGCCGCGGCAGCAACCGGCGCTTTGTCGGCGGGTTGACCATCCTCAAGGGCGACACCGCGGTCCTGAACATTGCGGCCAACCTGCCCGTGGACCTCGCGCTGGCGTCGCGCTCCACGCGCGTACTCGACGACACCCTGCGGGTCTCGGCCATCTCGAACGACCTCGACCTCAAGCTGGTGGAATCGTTCACTCCGGCGCTTTCGGACGCCCGGGGCCGACTCCAGGCCAACATGTCAGTGGCCGGACGGCGCGGTCGCGAGACCCTCGAAGGGTTCCTTCGGGTGGACAGCGGCGCCACGGTGGTCAACGACCTGGGCTTGTCCCTGAAGGACATCGCCGTCGACCTACGGGCGGTGCGCGACACGCTACGGTTCGAGCGCTTTCGCGTGGTGAGTGGCGAGGGGGCGCGCAATGCCCTCACCCTGGGCGGGTTCATCGCGATCAATCGGTGGGATGATCCCTCGTTCGATCTCTCGCTCAACGCAACGGAATTTCACGCGATCAACCGACGCCGGACCGGTGACCTCACGGTCAGCGCCGGGCTCCGGTTCTCGGGGCGCGAAAGCGCCTCGCAGCTCACCGGATCGATCACCGTGAATCGCGGGTATGTGGCGATCCCGGTGTTGTCGACCAAGGAAGTTGTCTCCCTCAATGATGCGTCCTTTGCGTCGATCATCGACACGACGCTGGAGGCGAATCGTCGCATCCTGCCACGATTGCCCCGCCTCCTGCAGGGGATCGAAGCGCGCCAGGTGAGTGTCGCGATGGGGCCGGACGTCTGGCTGCGCAGCGCGGAAGCGAATATCAAGCTGGGCGGATCGGTGAACGTGATCCGCGCGGCGGGGCTGGCGACCAGCGGGACGCCGCAACTCGCCGTGGACGGCGCCCTGCGCACGGAGCGCGGGACCTTCAACGTGCGATTTGGCGACCTGCTGCAGCGCAACTTCATCGTCGAGGGCGGGGAGATCCGCTTCTTTGGGGATCCCGACTTCAACCCCACCCTGAACATCAACACGCTCTACACGGTGCGGCAGCGCAGCACCTTGTACAGCGATCGCAGCATCCGCATTCGCGCGAAGCTCGCGGGCACGCTCATCCAGCCACGCCTGGACTTCGAGAGCGCGGACTCGCTACAGGTCTCGCCGTCTGACCTGATCTCATACCTCATCAGCGGACGCCCAACGTCGGAGATCGGCGGCCTGGACGCGTACTACGTGCGCGATTTGCTGTTCACGAATCTGGGAGCGGCGCTGTCGGCGCGTTTCTCAGGCCAGTACTTCGACTACGTACAGCTCCAGTCGCTGGCGGGCCGCGACGCGACAGCGACGAGCAACAACAACCTCATCGCCGACCTCGGCATCGCCGGGCTCGCGGGCACCACCGTGGGCGCCGGCAAACAGCTGACAGACCGCATCTTTGTCAGTCTCACCACCGGGCTCTGTCCGCTGCAGACTTTCGTGAGCCAGGCCTCGAACAACACGAACCTCGCGGACCTCGTCGGCGGCTCCCTCGAGATCGCCATTCGCAGCGGGCTCGGCATTTCCGTGAGCCGGGAACCGCCGCTGGCGGCCGTCCTGTGCACCCAGCAAACCAACGGTTTTGCGGCGAATCGCGGCTCCCAGCTCTCCATTGACCTCTTCCGGTCGTGGCGATGGTAG